From a single Schistosoma mansoni strain Puerto Rico chromosome 4, complete genome genomic region:
- a CDS encoding msf1/px19 related, with product MTVHVTHYLSFPWEFVTSLFWRRYPNPHAKHVLSEDVLERYLLSDGRLYTKRLLIKKISKRIPFWLLRFFPKGQVSVVEESIIDVNGQRVDVVSKNFGAYKKYLLVGEYCSLVPSDDHSVTKISRILSLESSLKGILRSAVMKTSQTYYNSSYKDTYLGYMYLCNTYSNAYNPKERQSPTNDVPKSSVRTVSTNETQEYTSSKLPRIVMADSG from the exons ATGACAGTTCATGTTACTCATTACTTGTCATTCCCTTGGGAATTTGTCACTTCACTGTTTTGGAGACGGTATCCTAATCCTCATGC AAAGCACGTTTTATCCGAGGATGTTTTGGAAAGATATCTCCTATCAGATGGCAGGTTGTACACTAAACGGTTGTTAATTAAGAAAATATCAAAGAGGATACCATTTTGGTTGCTTAGGTTTTTTCCAAAGGGTCAAGTGTCGGTCGTTGAAGAGTCCATTATCGACGTTAATGGTCAACGTGTCGATGTCGTCTCCAAAAATTTCGGTGCTTATAAAAAATACCTG ctTGTAGGAGAGTACTGCTCGTTGGTACCATCAGACGATCATTCTGTAACAAAAATTTCACGCATACTTTCACTTGAATCCAGTCTAAAAGGTATTTTACGTTCAGCTGTCATGAAAACATCTCAAACCTATTATAATTCCTCATATAAGGATACTTACTTGGGTTATATGTATCTTTGTAATACGTATAGTAACGCATACAATCCGAAAGAACGACAGTCACCAACAAATGATGTACCTAAAAGTTCTGTCAGAACGGTTAGTACGAATGAAACACAAGAATATACTTCATCGAAACTGCCACGAATAGTCATGGCAGATTCCGGATAA